In one Microbacterium invictum genomic region, the following are encoded:
- a CDS encoding RNA polymerase sigma factor gives MIADATALRRAIPEITGILVRRGADFASAEDAVQTALLRALERPDLDEVRDVRAWLVAVAWRAFLDQVRSDSARAAREQRHADEPETGPVPQREDTLAMYFLCAHPVLTATSSIALTLRAVAGLTTRQIADAFLVPESTMAQRISRAKQRLAGIPLDQPGDLSRVLRVLYLLFNEGYSGEVDLSIEAIRLTRQLAVLTDHPEVSGLLSLMLLHHARRPARVVGGRLIPLAEQNRALWDTASITEGVDILQRALARDRLGQYQAQAAIAALHADALSAAQTDWVQIVEWYDELLRLGDSPVIRLGRALAVGEADGPQAGLAALTKVDAQVPRFHAALAYLHERAGETDVAASEYAEAARRATSVLEQQYLLCQADRLRLGVVGRPTRR, from the coding sequence ATGATCGCGGATGCCACCGCTCTGCGTCGAGCGATCCCCGAGATCACCGGCATCCTCGTCCGGCGCGGCGCCGATTTCGCGTCGGCCGAGGATGCCGTTCAGACGGCCCTGCTGCGAGCGCTGGAGCGACCCGACCTCGACGAGGTTCGAGACGTCCGGGCCTGGCTGGTCGCTGTCGCGTGGCGGGCGTTCCTCGACCAGGTGCGCAGCGACTCGGCGCGCGCCGCGCGCGAGCAGCGCCACGCCGACGAGCCGGAAACCGGGCCGGTTCCACAGCGCGAAGACACGCTCGCGATGTACTTCCTGTGCGCGCATCCGGTGCTGACCGCGACATCCTCGATCGCCCTTACGCTGCGCGCGGTCGCGGGGCTGACGACCCGCCAGATCGCCGATGCCTTCCTGGTGCCAGAGTCGACGATGGCGCAGCGGATCAGTCGTGCGAAACAGCGACTCGCCGGCATCCCGCTGGACCAGCCCGGTGATCTCTCGCGAGTGCTGCGCGTTCTCTACCTGCTGTTCAACGAGGGCTACTCCGGCGAGGTCGACCTCTCGATCGAAGCGATCCGCCTGACTCGTCAGCTCGCCGTGCTCACCGACCACCCCGAGGTCAGCGGTCTGCTCTCACTCATGCTTCTGCACCATGCGCGGCGGCCCGCACGAGTGGTCGGCGGCCGGCTCATTCCGCTGGCGGAGCAGAACCGCGCCCTGTGGGACACCGCGTCGATCACCGAGGGCGTCGACATTCTGCAGCGGGCGCTGGCCCGAGACCGCCTCGGCCAATACCAGGCTCAGGCTGCCATTGCCGCGCTCCACGCGGATGCGTTGAGCGCGGCGCAGACCGACTGGGTGCAGATCGTCGAGTGGTACGACGAGCTCCTCCGTCTCGGTGACTCGCCGGTCATCCGACTCGGTCGCGCGCTCGCTGTCGGTGAAGCAGATGGTCCGCAGGCGGGCCTTGCGGCGCTCACCAAGGTGGATGCCCAGGTGCCAAGGTTCCATGCGGCGCTCGCCTACCTGCACGAACGAGCGGGAGAGACGGATGTCGCGGCCTCCGAGTATGCGGAGGCGGCGCGCCGGGCGACCAGCGTCCTCGAGCAGCAGTACCTGCTGTGCCAGGCCGATCGGCTCCGTCTCGGAGTGGTGGGCAGGCCGACCAGACGATGA
- a CDS encoding YciI family protein — translation MPKYLMLKHYRGGRPAVNQVPMDQLTPDEWNAHVQYMKDMEQRLLASGELVSSEGLSMDGAWVRFDGEGRPPVVDGPFAETKDLIAGWMLIEVDSYDRALELASELSAAPWAGGTPLGEWLELREVMGAPPADAG, via the coding sequence ATGCCGAAGTACCTGATGCTCAAGCACTACCGCGGTGGTCGCCCTGCGGTGAACCAGGTTCCGATGGACCAGCTCACGCCGGACGAATGGAACGCGCACGTCCAGTACATGAAGGACATGGAGCAGCGACTTCTCGCGTCCGGCGAACTTGTCTCCTCGGAGGGACTGTCGATGGACGGCGCGTGGGTGCGCTTCGACGGCGAGGGACGCCCGCCGGTCGTCGACGGCCCCTTCGCCGAGACGAAGGATCTCATCGCGGGCTGGATGCTGATCGAAGTGGACTCATACGATCGCGCGCTCGAGCTCGCCTCGGAGCTGTCCGCAGCGCCGTGGGCCGGCGGCACGCCGCTTGGTGAGTGGCTCGAGCTTCGCGAGGTGATGGGCGCACCCCCGGCAGACGCGGGATGA